One window of Ralstonia pickettii DTP0602 genomic DNA carries:
- a CDS encoding guanylate kinase (K00942: E2.7.4.8, gmk; guanylate kinase [EC:2.7.4.8]) has protein sequence MSPTSKTAPHTAIDTVYPGNLFMVVAPSGAGKSTLVNKLLAQDPAIRLSISHTTRAPRPGEQDGREYHFVTVDAFRTARDRGEFLEWAEVHGNYYATSRVWIEQQMALGNDVLLEIDWQGAQQVHQRFSNAVEIFILPPSLTALEERLKKRGQDEPNVIVRRLLAAGSEMSHASESDYVIINEVFDDALEELRNVVRATRLRFSSQKARHSELFIELGIH, from the coding sequence ATGAGCCCAACGTCTAAAACTGCGCCTCACACTGCCATCGATACCGTCTACCCCGGCAACCTCTTCATGGTGGTGGCGCCGTCCGGAGCCGGCAAGTCGACGCTGGTCAACAAGCTGCTGGCGCAGGACCCGGCCATCCGCCTGTCGATCTCGCACACCACCCGCGCCCCGCGCCCTGGCGAGCAGGACGGGCGCGAGTACCACTTTGTCACCGTCGACGCCTTCCGCACCGCGCGCGACCGCGGCGAGTTCCTGGAGTGGGCCGAGGTCCACGGCAACTACTACGCGACCTCGCGCGTGTGGATCGAGCAACAGATGGCGCTGGGCAACGACGTGCTGCTGGAAATCGACTGGCAAGGTGCGCAGCAGGTGCACCAGCGTTTTTCCAACGCGGTCGAGATCTTTATCCTGCCGCCGTCGCTGACCGCGCTGGAAGAGCGCCTGAAGAAGCGCGGCCAGGACGAGCCCAACGTAATCGTGCGCCGGCTGCTGGCGGCGGGCAGCGAGATGTCGCACGCGTCGGAGTCGGACTACGTCATCATCAATGAAGTCTTCGACGATGCGCTGGAGGAGTTGCGCAACGTGGTCAGGGCCACCCGTCTGCGCTTTTCGTCGCAGAAGGCGCGGCACTCGGAGCTGTTTATCGAGCTCGGCATTCACTGA